The Gammaproteobacteria bacterium genome includes a window with the following:
- a CDS encoding alpha/beta fold hydrolase, protein MMDNRSWMRIRPSARARAAAAVACLLGLSLPLACAPPVRDVEGDVLTLTWENIFTRNRGARQAALSPDGAWVAVSASTAEYSGVFLVATDGDPAPAPWVEGSSPVWFGDGSGIVFSRGGDLWRAAVGSSEPTRITDDPAAERAARPSPDGSTIAFYSGRSGHRDIWTVPADGSAPPAQLTRASMAADDFRFAPAWSPDGTHVAYYSNRSDYWEDDIWVAEVATGAERQLSSGLMASSTPVWSPDGSRIALLGTSKDEYWYEDLAYIYLLDPRAGTEEVVPMQIHATDWLHNHTVTWSSDGSELFFPYHERAEVELWRVPVDGGVATRVTNMGGSFRAYHATPDGSAFVFLRSTSTRGTEVDYVSAAGGAARRLTHFSTRWRGLVEAEEVSYRSWDGLYIQGFLFRPPGFADDGAAVASEDATTYPALVMVHGGGTNSYLKGLSLTEQHLAQLGYVVLAVNYRGGSGFGREFQDLGVGDWANGQALDAAAAADFLRAQPWSNGKVGIYGYSYGGIQSMAAIARAPDAFDAAVPMAGIYDFADAYTNADRLGKIFIRTGHGGAPGDRPEVYAISNTLARVPNVVTPTLIMHGEEDVRAPFRQYELAVEILDREGKVFESHSYPGEPHGFRDPMNRVDMYRRLEAWFARWLKEDAR, encoded by the coding sequence ATGATGGACAACAGATCGTGGATGCGGATCCGGCCGTCGGCGAGGGCCCGGGCTGCGGCTGCCGTGGCTTGCCTGCTCGGCCTCTCGCTCCCGCTCGCATGTGCGCCACCCGTTCGGGACGTCGAAGGCGACGTCCTGACCCTCACCTGGGAGAACATCTTCACCCGCAACCGGGGCGCCCGTCAGGCCGCGCTCTCGCCGGACGGCGCATGGGTGGCGGTCAGCGCGAGCACGGCTGAATACTCAGGCGTCTTTCTGGTCGCGACGGATGGTGATCCCGCGCCAGCGCCCTGGGTGGAGGGCTCGTCGCCGGTCTGGTTCGGCGACGGGTCGGGCATCGTCTTCTCGCGCGGCGGGGACCTGTGGCGGGCGGCGGTGGGGTCGAGCGAGCCGACCCGCATCACCGACGACCCGGCGGCCGAACGGGCCGCGCGGCCGTCGCCGGACGGCAGCACCATCGCCTTCTACAGCGGGCGCTCGGGCCACCGGGACATCTGGACCGTGCCCGCCGACGGCTCCGCCCCGCCGGCGCAGCTCACGCGCGCCTCCATGGCGGCGGACGACTTCCGCTTCGCCCCCGCGTGGTCGCCGGACGGGACGCACGTCGCCTATTACTCCAACCGGAGCGACTACTGGGAGGACGACATCTGGGTGGCGGAGGTCGCGACGGGCGCGGAGCGGCAGCTCTCCAGCGGGCTGATGGCGTCTTCCACGCCGGTCTGGTCGCCGGACGGATCGCGCATCGCCCTGCTCGGCACATCCAAGGACGAGTACTGGTACGAGGATCTCGCCTACATCTACCTCCTCGACCCGCGGGCGGGAACGGAGGAGGTGGTTCCCATGCAGATCCACGCTACGGACTGGCTGCACAACCACACCGTCACCTGGTCGAGCGATGGCTCCGAGCTCTTCTTCCCCTATCACGAGCGCGCCGAGGTGGAGTTGTGGCGGGTGCCGGTGGACGGGGGTGTCGCCACCCGGGTGACGAACATGGGCGGGTCCTTCCGCGCCTACCACGCGACCCCCGACGGCTCCGCCTTCGTCTTCCTTCGTTCGACCTCGACGCGCGGGACCGAGGTCGACTACGTCTCCGCCGCGGGTGGGGCGGCGCGCCGGCTCACGCACTTCTCGACCCGCTGGAGGGGGCTGGTGGAGGCGGAGGAGGTGAGCTACCGCAGCTGGGACGGCCTCTACATCCAGGGTTTCCTGTTCCGTCCCCCGGGATTCGCCGACGACGGAGCTGCGGTGGCGTCGGAGGACGCTACGACCTATCCCGCGCTGGTCATGGTCCACGGGGGCGGAACCAACTCCTACCTCAAGGGGCTGAGCCTCACCGAGCAGCACCTGGCGCAGCTCGGGTACGTGGTGCTGGCCGTCAACTACCGGGGCGGTTCCGGCTTCGGGCGCGAGTTCCAGGATCTGGGCGTGGGGGACTGGGCCAACGGACAGGCGCTCGACGCCGCCGCGGCCGCCGACTTCCTGCGGGCGCAGCCATGGTCCAACGGGAAGGTCGGCATCTACGGCTACAGCTACGGGGGCATCCAGAGCATGGCGGCGATCGCCCGCGCACCCGACGCCTTCGACGCAGCGGTGCCGATGGCGGGGATCTACGACTTCGCCGACGCCTACACCAACGCGGACCGGCTGGGAAAGATCTTCATCCGGACCGGACACGGGGGCGCACCCGGGGACCGGCCCGAAGTCTACGCCATCAGCAATACCCTGGCGCGCGTGCCGAACGTGGTCACGCCCACTCTCATCATGCATGGCGAGGAAGACGTGCGCGCTCCGTTTCGCCAGTACGAACTCGCGGTGGAGATCCTGGACAGGGAAGGCAAGGTCTTCGAGAGCCACTCCTATCCCGGAGAGCCGCACGGCTTCCGCGATCCCATGAACCGGGTGGACATGTATCGGAGGCTCGAGGCGTGGTTCGCGCGATGGCTGAAGGAGGATGCGCGATGA
- a CDS encoding SRPBCC domain-containing protein, producing the protein MSERSADASRGNDAASPDVTLSIHIEASPETVWGILTTPEQFSAWMGGQATFETRVGSSYRALFPEYQMVLAGEVLAFDEVKRRFALSWGIESGPQADTMPAASSRVEFRVTEGQGGAHADVRHSGFLSARTAREHEDGWRFHLGRLALSANRADLSAGLARALPAWWAAWNEPDEAARLKSLRACCAPDLEFRDDWAVLRGIERLSLHIANCHRFMPGWRIEPTGDVRVCRGEALVGWRSSARGQGTQQGFNHLRADYDGTLRRVAGFQAAG; encoded by the coding sequence ATGAGCGAACGCAGTGCGGACGCGAGCCGGGGAAACGATGCGGCATCCCCCGATGTGACGCTTTCCATCCACATCGAGGCCAGCCCCGAGACCGTCTGGGGCATCCTCACCACGCCCGAACAGTTCTCGGCCTGGATGGGCGGTCAGGCCACCTTCGAGACCCGGGTCGGGAGCTCGTACCGGGCCCTGTTCCCCGAGTACCAGATGGTGCTGGCCGGCGAAGTGCTCGCCTTCGACGAAGTGAAGCGCAGGTTCGCGCTCTCGTGGGGCATCGAGTCGGGTCCACAGGCCGACACCATGCCCGCCGCGTCGTCGCGCGTGGAGTTCCGGGTGACCGAGGGCCAGGGCGGCGCGCACGCGGACGTGCGTCACAGCGGCTTTCTCAGCGCCCGCACGGCGCGCGAGCACGAGGACGGCTGGCGCTTCCATCTGGGCCGCCTGGCGCTTTCCGCCAACCGGGCGGACCTGTCGGCGGGACTGGCCCGCGCGCTGCCCGCCTGGTGGGCCGCCTGGAACGAACCGGACGAGGCTGCCCGCCTCAAGTCGCTGCGCGCGTGCTGCGCTCCCGATCTCGAATTCCGGGACGACTGGGCGGTGCTGCGCGGCATCGAACGCCTCAGCCTGCACATCGCCAACTGCCACCGGTTCATGCCGGGCTGGCGCATCGAGCCCACCGGCGATGTGCGCGTGTGCCGGGGCGAGGCGCTGGTGGGATGGCGTTCCTCGGCCCGGGGACAGGGTACGCAGCAGGGGTTCAATCACCTGCGCGCCGACTACGACGGCACGCTGCGGCGGGTCGCCGGATTCCAGGCAGCGGGCTGA
- a CDS encoding c-type cytochrome gives MAVALAGSSPLAAQEALAFSDAELERGQRLYQAHCGRCHGVLGMGGEGPGLAVSRLPRAPDHAAVVDVIRNGIPGTGMPGLRATILPDEEAALVAAHVISLRQAQLVEIPGDPERGRQVFETTGVCFSCHIVEGRGVGIGPELTGIGMRRGPEYLRASLVDPSAELPVFRSGARSGFAQYLPLRAVTVDGTVYEGMRANEDAFTVQLITATGSIVSLRKADLAEFERRFGHSLMPATASLSSEDIDNLIAYLASLGG, from the coding sequence GTGGCGGTGGCCCTGGCGGGGTCGTCCCCGCTGGCGGCCCAGGAGGCGCTCGCCTTCTCCGACGCCGAACTCGAGCGCGGGCAACGGCTCTACCAGGCCCACTGCGGGCGCTGCCATGGCGTCCTCGGGATGGGCGGCGAGGGGCCGGGGCTGGCGGTCAGCCGCCTGCCGCGCGCGCCGGACCACGCCGCGGTCGTCGACGTCATCCGCAATGGCATCCCCGGCACCGGCATGCCGGGTCTGCGCGCCACCATCCTCCCGGACGAGGAAGCCGCCCTGGTCGCGGCCCACGTCATCTCGCTCCGCCAGGCGCAGCTCGTGGAGATCCCCGGCGATCCCGAGCGCGGCCGCCAGGTCTTCGAGACCACGGGCGTCTGCTTCTCGTGCCACATCGTCGAGGGACGCGGGGTCGGGATCGGCCCCGAACTGACCGGCATCGGCATGCGCCGGGGCCCGGAGTATCTGCGCGCCTCACTGGTCGATCCCTCGGCGGAGCTTCCGGTCTTCCGTTCGGGGGCGCGCAGCGGCTTCGCCCAGTACCTGCCCCTGCGAGCCGTCACCGTCGACGGCACCGTCTATGAGGGCATGCGCGCCAACGAAGACGCGTTCACCGTGCAGCTCATCACCGCAACCGGTTCCATCGTGTCGCTGCGCAAGGCCGATCTGGCCGAGTTCGAGAGGCGCTTCGGGCATTCCCTCATGCCCGCAACCGCAAGCCTTTCCAGCGAGGACATCGACAACCTCATCGCATACCTGGCCAGCCTCGGAGGATGA
- a CDS encoding PQQ-dependent dehydrogenase, methanol/ethanol family produces the protein MNADAEPHNWLTYSGNYASHRYSRLDQIDRSNVGDLRVLWAYQMDDGIIETTPVAVDGILYVTEPPSTVSALDARSGRQLWTWSPEMGPDVLNIGFPRVNRGVAVLDSTVFVGTLDAHLVALDARSGAVRWDVEVGDNAIGFSLTLAPLAVKDKVIVGVSGAEAGVRGYIDAYDAETGELAWRTYTIPAPGEPGSETWGGNSWETGGGSTWLTGSYDPELDLLYWPIGNPAPDWNGDVRPGDNLYTDCLLALDPDTGEMIWYFQFTPHDTHDWDANQIQVLLDAEWEGEPRKLVVTANRNAFYYVLDRETGEFLHGQEYSKQTWAEGLDENGRPIVIPGTDPTEEGVLVWPSLQGAANWFSPSYSPRTGLFYQPTRIMGAVYFKADVEYVPGQPYTGGGEQALRGEEASGAIKALDALTGELVWEFPLLSPPWSGAMATAGDLVFGGDNEGNIFALDAETGEPLWNFQSGGAVRSGPMSYEVDGRQRVVSSAGGTLFVFGLN, from the coding sequence GTGAACGCCGACGCCGAGCCCCACAACTGGCTGACCTATTCGGGCAACTACGCGTCGCACCGCTACTCCAGGCTGGATCAGATCGACCGCTCCAACGTCGGCGACCTCAGGGTGCTGTGGGCCTATCAGATGGACGACGGCATCATCGAGACCACGCCCGTCGCCGTGGACGGCATCCTGTACGTGACCGAGCCGCCCAGCACCGTAAGCGCCCTGGACGCGCGCTCCGGGCGCCAACTCTGGACCTGGTCTCCGGAGATGGGGCCGGACGTGCTCAACATCGGCTTCCCGCGAGTGAACCGGGGGGTCGCGGTCCTCGATTCGACGGTGTTTGTGGGAACGCTGGACGCGCACCTGGTCGCCCTCGACGCCCGCTCGGGCGCCGTGCGCTGGGACGTCGAAGTGGGCGACAATGCGATCGGCTTCTCGCTCACCCTGGCCCCGCTGGCCGTCAAGGACAAGGTGATCGTGGGCGTGTCCGGGGCGGAAGCGGGGGTTCGGGGCTACATCGACGCCTACGACGCCGAGACCGGCGAGCTGGCGTGGCGCACCTACACCATCCCAGCGCCCGGCGAGCCCGGGAGCGAGACCTGGGGCGGCAACAGCTGGGAGACCGGGGGCGGATCCACCTGGCTCACCGGCTCCTACGATCCCGAACTCGACCTGCTCTACTGGCCCATCGGCAACCCGGCGCCCGACTGGAACGGGGATGTCCGCCCCGGCGACAACCTGTACACAGACTGCCTGCTCGCCCTCGATCCCGACACCGGGGAGATGATCTGGTACTTCCAGTTCACGCCCCACGACACCCACGACTGGGACGCCAACCAGATCCAGGTGCTGCTGGACGCCGAATGGGAGGGTGAGCCGCGCAAGCTGGTCGTGACCGCCAACCGGAACGCTTTCTACTACGTCCTCGACCGCGAGACCGGGGAGTTCCTGCACGGGCAGGAATACTCGAAGCAGACCTGGGCGGAGGGCCTGGACGAGAACGGGCGCCCGATCGTGATTCCGGGAACCGACCCCACCGAGGAGGGCGTGCTCGTCTGGCCCAGCCTGCAGGGCGCGGCCAACTGGTTCAGCCCCAGCTACAGCCCCCGGACCGGCCTCTTCTACCAGCCCACACGCATCATGGGGGCCGTCTATTTCAAGGCGGATGTGGAGTACGTGCCCGGACAGCCCTACACGGGCGGCGGCGAGCAGGCGCTGCGGGGCGAGGAAGCCAGCGGAGCCATCAAGGCGCTCGACGCCCTGACCGGCGAGCTGGTGTGGGAATTCCCGCTGCTCTCTCCACCCTGGTCGGGGGCGATGGCGACGGCCGGCGACCTCGTCTTCGGCGGGGACAACGAAGGCAACATCTTCGCCCTGGACGCGGAAACCGGCGAGCCCCTGTGGAACTTCCAGTCGGGCGGCGCCGTGCGCAGCGGCCCGATGTCCTACGAGGTCGACGGCCGGCAGCGCGTCGTGAGTTCGGCCGGGGGCACGCTCTTCGTGTTCGGGCTCAACTAG